GAAGCTGTGTTGAGCCGGAAATTCTCCCGAGCCCACGATGCAAAAGTCGTCGGCGTCTTACCGGCCACCTTGTTTGCAAGCGCAATTTCTTCGTCGAACGAACGCGGGCCAAGGTAGGTATAGGTTTCGTAATAGGCCAACGTCTCGCCTAGCGCAGCCGCCCCCGGGAAGAACCCTGTATAGACCTCCATCGGGACCCGGGTGAACGAGAGCTGATGGCCCTGCTGATTCAACACGCCGACGAGGTCGTTGAAACTCAGGAAATCGCCGACCAACGGCAGACATACGCCGTTGCCGGTTTCATCCGGGTGCGCAAAAGCGCCAGCCACGATGTTGCCGAGTTCGCTGATGTCCCCCATGTGAAAACAACGCACTGCTGGATCGATGGGCAGCACCCAACCAAAGCTTCCGTCCGGCTGCTTCTGCGGACCGAATGGTCCCGAGAAGTTCTGGTAGTAGGCAGGCGGCACGACAAAAGTGTGGTGCGAAAATCCGGCTTCCCGGACGATCGGATCTACCTTTGCCTTGCCGGTGAACTGGGGAAGATTGAAGTTGCCGTCGCTGATCCTCTCGACGTTTGGAAGGGTCGACCAGACAAAATGGTTGACCCCCGCAGCTTTCGCGGCCTGGATTGCCGCTGTCGCCTGCTTGATCTCGTCGGTGCCTTCCTGCCAGAAATTGGTGACGAGAAAGACCCCGTGTGCGCCTCCGAGGGCGGCTGCAAGCGTCTCAGGCCGTTCCAGGTCGGCTGCGGCAACTTCGTCAGCGAGGCCTTCATATTTGCGGGGGTCACGCGTGAGCGCGCGCACTTTGAATTGGTCGTTGGCCTTGAGGGCGCGCACCACGCCGGCGCCCTGATTTCCGGTGGCGCCGAACACGGCGATCAGTTTCTTGTCGTTGGATATCATTTGCAGCTCTTTCCGTGTTGGCTTCAGCGCCCGCGCGTACGCGAGAGCGCTCCTGCCGGTTAGCTTCGGCTACAGCTTGCGCCGGATCGAAATTCGCAACAATGCTTCAACAATTGACATCATTTGACAGGATTCGATCCATATGAGCGATCCCGTGGAAACCGCAGAACTCGTCGCCTTCACCAAGACGGTCGACGCCAAGTCCCTCTCGCGTGCCGCCGCCGAGCTGCGCGTCCCGCGCGCGACGGTGAGCCGCCGCCTCGCGCGGCTCGAGGAGCGTCTCGGCGCGCGCCTCCTCCGCCGCACGACGCGAAGCCTCGTGCTCACCGATATTGGTGAGGTGTTCTATCGGCAGGCCTGCATCGCGCTTGAGGCCGTGCGCCTCGCCGAGCAGAGCGTGCGGATGACCGACGACGTCGTGCGCGGCGATTTGCGCGTCTCGGTGCCGCCGGTAATGAGCGTTAGTTTCCATGCAATGCTCTGTGAGTTCGCGACGCGCTACCCCGAGCTGCGCGTCCATGTCCACACGTCGAACCAGCTCGTTGACATCCTCCGCGACGGTTACGACGTCGCGCTCCGCGCCAGTAGCCAGATCCAGCCCGGCCTCATCGCGCGCACGCTCTTCCGCGACCCGATGATCGCCGTCGCGTCTCCCGCCTACCTCGCTGATCGCGGTGAGCCTCAGACGCACCGCGATCTCCGGAACCACCGCTGTCTCCTTGGCTTCGCGCGTGGCGAGCTGCCGGAGACCCATTGGCCCATGGTCTCCGGAAGCAAGCTCCACGTTGACGGCGCGTTCTTCGCAAACGACATCGCCCTGTTGTGCGATGCCGTCTTGCAGGGCCTCGGCATCGCGCTCCTCCCACGCGGCCTCGTGTCGTCGCACCTGGAGAGCGGCGCGCTCGTGCAGGTGCTCGCTGACATCATAGGCGCCGAAATGCAGATCGCGCTCGTCTATCCCGAGCGCACGTTCCTGCCGCCGCAGGTGCGAGCTTTCATCGATGCGGTCGCTGCCTGGGTGAAGCGCGAGCTTGCAGAAAGCTATCAGCCGTCGCTCTAGTAGTTGGACATCTGGCCGTCTAGGTCGGCCTTTGTCATTGCGGCCGTGACTGGCAGTTCAGGCAGCGCGGCTACGATTGGCGCCCCTTCTCCACGCCAGATAGCACAAACAACGCCAATGATGTTTGCGCCAGCCTCGCTGACCAACCGCGCCGCGTATGGTAGTCGGCATGCGGCCCGATGCCGCCATCCCAAATCTCTTCGCTTCGAACCGTCGGTCCTTCGGGCTCAGGACCTATTTCTATGGAACCGCGCGTCACCGTCCTGCTTCCTTGATCCCTTGCCTTGCCTTCCCTTACAATTCCTTCCGGACACAGAGGAGTTCTGCGATGAGCGAAGACGCCTTCAACATGTCGATCCGCAAGTTCCTGAAGGAAGTCGGCGTCACCTCCCAGCGCAAGATCGAGGAGACCGTGCGCGAAGGGCAAATCGGCGGCAAGAAGAAGTTGAAGGTTCGCATGACGCTGACGGCGGAAGGCACCGGCCTCAACCACGTGCTGGACGGTGAGATCGAACTTCCATAAGCCGGGCGAAGCAACCTAGCGCAATCTAGTCCGGTCGAAGTAGTACCGCTCACCCCGCGCAAACCGACTGCGAGCCTGCGATGGTCGGGGCATGACCATGGAGGAGGCCGAGGCGCTGCGCTCCGAAGACCGGATTTGTATACGCCTCGGATGGCCACCCGGCGGATCAGCCATGCTGGTGGTATTAATTTGCCGCCGCTGCGGTCCTGCACTAGTGGTGAAAATCTGACGCTTGGAACCCGCTGGGAATGGCGGGAACCGACCCGGGACGATCCTCCAGAATCCGAGCGGGGCTGCCCCAGAGCGGACACTCGAATCTGGGCGCATTCAGTCTCCGGCACGACAGCAGAGTAGTGCCCGCGCCATTTGGTCGGTCGACCAGCGCACCGTCGTTGACCGGATAGTGATCTGCCACTCGTCGCGAAGATGACACGCCTCTATCTCTGTGCGACGGGACGGACGGTGATCTCGTTGACGCCGACCTCCCGCGGCTGCTCGATGGCATAGAGCACCGCCCGCCCGATCGCCTCCGGTTCGATGGCGTTGCGGCGATACTCCACCATCGCCCGGGCGGCTGCTTCGTCGGTGATCGTGTCTGCGAGCTCGGAGCGCGTCACGCCGGGATAGATGCAGGTGGCGCGGATCGTCTCGTTCTCCTTGCGCAAGCCGTCGGTGATGGCCCGTACCGCGAACTTGGTGGCGCTGTAGACGGCCGAGGTCGGCACCACCTCGAAGCTGCCGACCGAGCCGATATTGACGACATGGCCGCTCCCCTGCGCCTGCATCACCGGCAGGACGGCCGCGATGCCGTGAAGGACGCCGCGGATGTTGACGTCGATCATCCGATCCCATTCCTCGAGCTTCAGCGCGGCGAGAGGCGACAGTGGCATCACCCCGGCATTGTTGACGAGGACGTCGATCCGGCCGAACCGCTGCCGCGCCTCGGCGACGAGGGCTTCCATGCTGGCGCGCTCGGTGACGTCGAGGGCGCGGGCGGCGGCTTGGCCGCCCTTCGCCTCGATCTCCTCGACGAGCGCGGCGAGCCGATCGGTGCGCCGCGCTCCCAGCATAAGGGTGGCGCCGGCGTCGGCGAGGACACGCGCGGTGGCCTCCCCGATGCCGCTGGAAGCGCCGGTGATGAGAACGACCCGGTCGATGGTCATGGCAATCTCCTGTATCGGTGTTGGCTGCGACGGCCGGGCGCTCACTGTGCCGTGTAGCCGCCGTCGACGAAGAGCTGCGCCCCGGTGATGAAGCTCGAGGCGGGGGACGCGAGGAAGGCGATCGCCTCGGCCACCTCCTCCGGGCGGCCGATGCGCCCGATCGGGTGGGCGTCGCCGAAGCTGCGCAACATCTCCCGTCCGTTCTCGACCACGCCTTCCATGATGTCGGTGTCGATGACGCCAGGCAGGACCACGTTGCAGCGGATGCCGAGGCGGCCGTACTCGACCGCGACGATGCGGGCGAGCTGCGCCGAGGCCGCCTTGGAAGAGGCATAGGCCGCCTGCGTCGGGAACGCCGTCGTCGCCGAGAGCGAGGCGTTGATGACGACGGCGCCGCCCTCCTCCATCAGCGGCACCGCCGCCCGGATCGTGACGAAGGCGCCGCGGGCGTTGATCTGGAAGATGCGGTCGTATTCCTCGACCGAGGTTTCGGTCAGCGGCTTGTTGAGGGTTCGTCCGGCATTGGCGACGACGATGTCGAGCCGGCCGAAGCGCTCGCGGGCGAGCGCGACCGAACGCCGGGCAAGGCCCTCGTCCGAGACGTCGCCCACCAGCGTGGCGACGTCGCCGGCTTCGAGCGCCTGGACCTCGTCGGAGAGGTCGGAGGCGACGATCCGGGCGCCGCGGGCGCGCAGCAGGTCGAGCGTGGCGCGTCCGATGCCGCGACGCGCGCCGGTCACGAGCGCCACCTTGCCGGTCAGGTCATAGGTATTGGGCAGATTGGTCATTGCTGTCTCCGTGGGTGCTGGCGGAGCGCACCCCGTGCGCCCGCAATCGATGCCTGGGAGATAGCAATCGCTCGCTGTCGATTTAACTTGCCGCGAACTGGATCTTATGGTTAGGAACGCTAACCAATGCAGATCGATCTCAACCTCCTCACGCTGTTCGCCGCTGTGGCGGAGACGGGTAACTTCCGCGCTGCGGCCGACCGGCTTGGGGTGACGCGCTCGGCGATAAGCCAAGGCGTGCGGCGCCTGGAGACCGCGCTCGGCCAGGCGCTGTTCCTGCGTAGCACCCGCAGCGTGCGCCTGACCGAGGCCGGCGAGCGCTTCCTGGCCCAGGTCTCGGCGCCACTGGCCGAGATCGCGAACGCCCTCGAAGCAGCGTCCGGCTCTGCGGAGGAGCCCCGCGGCCTGCTGCGGATCGCTGCCACCTCGATCGCCGAGAGGTTCCTGTCCGGACCGCTGATCGCCTCCTTCAGCGAGGCGCATCCCGGCGTCACCCTCGACGTGACGGTGACCGATCTGGAATTCGACATCATCGCTGCCGGCTTCGACGCCGGCGTGCGCCTCGGCGAGGTCATCGAGCGCGACATGATCGCGGTGCCGCTGACGGGCGACCAGCGCCAGGTCGCGGTGGCGACGCCGGACTATCTCGCGCGCCACGGCACGCCCGAGCATCCGCGCGATCTCGTCCGCCACCGCTGTATCGGCTGGCGGCCGCAGACGCACACCGCGCCCTATCGCTGGGAATTCGAGAAGGACGGCCGCGCCTTCGACGTCTCGGTCGAGCCACAGATCACCACCAACGACATGCTCCTGATGATCCGCACCGCGCTCGCCGGCGGGGGCATTACCTTCGGCATGGAAGAAACCTTCCGGCCCCATCTCGAGCGCGGCGAGCTCGTCTCGATCCTCTCCGACTGGTTGCCGCCCTTCGCCGGCTTCTTCCTGTACTTCCCCAGCCGCCACACCGTGACGCCGAAGCTGAGGGCGCTCATCGACCATGTGCGACACTATCGCGAGCGATCTTAAAGCGCGTCACGATCTTTCAGATTCGCTCCATGCGCTTTAATGCGCCGACGTCGGCAGGCTGACCTCAGGCGACCACTGCCAGGCCCGGCGAAGCGCGCAAGCGGGCTATGTCGCGCGCCGGCGGTTCGCCAAAGTGGCGGCGATATTCGCGGCTGAACTGCGACGGGCTTTCGTACCCCACGCGGAAGGCGGCGGTCGTGGTGTCGATGTCCTGGACCAGCATCAGGCTGCGCGCGTCCTGGAGCCTGAGCTGCTTCTGGAATTGCAGCGGCGTCATCGCCGTCACGGCACGAAAATGCTCGTGCAGGCTCGACGGACTCATGCCCACTTCCGCGGCAAGCCGCTCGATGCTGAACCGTTCCCGGAAGTTCTGCCCGATCCAGGCGATGGCGCGGCCGACCTGGGCCACCCGACCCTGGCTGGAGGTGATATGGCGCATCCTGGCGCCGTCCGGGCCGGCGAGCAGGCGGTAGAGAATTTCCTGCTCGGCAAGTGGCCCGAGCACGGGCAGCGCCGCCGGATCGTCGAGCAGGCGCACGAGGCGCAGGACCGCGTCGAGCAGACCGGCGCCGGCGTCGGACACCGTCTTGCCTATGGGCAGAGAGGGCGCTCCCGGCGGCGGCGGCACGCGCAACGCCAAGTCCCCCAGCATCACCGGATCGAAATCGAGGTACAGGCAGAGATAGGGCTTGTCGGGCGTCGCCTCGACCACATGGCCTATAGCCGGCAGATCGTAGGTCACAACCCCATAGCGCCCCGGTGCGTATCTGAACACGCGGTCGCCCAGCGTGACCTCCTTTTGCCCCTGCGCGACGAGGCACAGTTGCGGCCGGTAGACATTCGGCATCGGCATCGTCACCGTGGAGGATCGAACAAGCGTCACGCGTTCGATGGGAGTAGCTTGGAAGCCATCCTTCGAGACATGCCGGGCAATCACGGCCGCGATTTCGGTCAGTGTTTCCATGAATCGGACCATCGCACGGGCGCGGAGGGGCGACAATGCGAACCCCGCGACTTCTGGAGGATCGGGCAGGAATCCCGGCGCATCGGGCTAACGGTTCGACGTCGCCGCGCAGCATAGTTTCCGCAGCCTCTGGTGAGGCAGGTGAGCAAGTATGGAGAGCAAACATGACAACCGATAATCTGAAGATCCCCACGGTCGCACTCGGCACCTGGGCCTGGGGCGATAGCGGCGAGACTGGCGACGGCTATTTCGGCAGCTCGCTAACTCGGGCTAGCCTGGAAGAGGTCGCGGACAAGGCGCATGCGGCCGGCTTCACCCTGTGGGACACCGCCGTGGTCTACGGCATGGGCCGTTCGGAGACCGTACTCGGGGAGGTCCTGAAGCGCTACGCCCGCAGCGACTACCAGCTCTCCACGAAGTTCACCCCGCAGGCCGCGGGAAGCGGTGACGACCCGATGGCGGACATGCTGGAGCAGAGCCTGGCACGCCTCGGCACCGACTACATCGACATCTACTGGATTCACAATCCAGCGGATGTGGCGCGGTGGACTCCGCGCCTGATCCCGTTGCTGAAGAGCGGGACGATCAAGCATGTCGGCGTCTCGAATCACAATTTGAGCGAAATCGAGCTCGCCAACCAGATCCTTGGAGACGCCGGGTTCCGGGTCGAGGCCGTCCAGAACCACTATAGCCTCCTCTACCGCAGCTCCGAGGATGCCGGCATCCTGGACTACTGCCGCAGCCAGGGCATCCCGTTCTTCGCCTATATGGTGCTCGAGCAGGGCGCCTTGACCGGCAAGTACAGCCCGGAAAACCCGCTGCCGGAAGGCACCAACCGGGCGAAGACTTACAATGGCATGCTGCCTCAGCTGAAGGCGCTGACGGACAGGCTCGCCGCGATCGGCCAGAAACACGGTGCAGCAGCTCCCGATGTCGCAACGGCCTGGGCTATCGCCAAGGGCGCGACGCCGATCATCGGCGTCACCAAGCCCAACTACATCGATGGTCTGGTCCGAGCCACCAGCATGACGCTCTCCGGCGACGACATCGCGGAGCTGGAAGCCCTCGCCGACGCCGCCAACGTGAACACCCGCGGCTGGTGGGAAAAAGCGATGCAGGTTTAAAGCTCGGCTAGGACCTCCGACCGCCGCTCCGAGCAGGACGGCAGGCGATCATCTCGTTCCGCGGGATGATCGCCTGGCCTAACCGCCCACGCCTTCCCGGCGTTGCCGCGCCGGCTCCACTACAAGCGCCGAAGAGCGCAAAACCTCTGGAAAGGCCGCACCATGCCCTTATTCAATCCGCCGCAAAACGGGTCCTCACCTTTCAAATCGATGCGCGGCGACCACGCCGGCCTCCGCGTCGCTGACCTCGACGCCGCACTGAGATGGTACCAGGACGTCCTCGATTTCCGGCACACGCGCAGCATCGAGGCGATGGGACTCACCTTCGCCTTCATCGCACCGCCGAACGACAACAGTTTCGAGATAGAGATCGTCGCTGGCCTCGGCGCTGTCGACCGACCTAGACCTGAGGACCTGCACGCGACCCTCGGCCTCCATGGCTGGCACCATCTGTGCTTCCACGTTGACAGCGTCGACGATGCGGTCGCTGAACTGCGGCGCCGCGGAGTCGACGTCATCGCTGGCCCGGTGGACTTCAGCGCGATCCAGCGCCGAGGCGCGTTCTTCCTGGATCCATGGGGCAATCTCTTCGAGTTGAACCATAGCTTGTCCGCCTGAACCACGGCTCCGGTGTATCAGGCGTCGCAGCGGCCGCCCGAAGTTGCGACGGCGTGGGCCATCGCCAACGGCACGACGCCGATCATCGGCGTCACCAAATGGCGCACCCGCCGCGACTCGAACGCGGATGCAGCGGGGCGAGCGAATTTCCGCAGACTAATTTAATTTGTAGCGTTAGTCTGCGGCGTCCATCTAGCGCAGGGTCGCTAGCAGGCAGGCGGCAGACTTCAGATCAGCCGTATCCAAGCCCTCTGCGAAACGCTCGAACAGCGGTTGGAGTAAAGCTTGGGCGCTTTCGTGTTGGGTGCGATCAGCCAGAAGAGCTGCCAAATCGATCGTGGCGCGCAACTCCCACCCCCGCGAGCCGTGACCACGGCTCATTTCGAGCGACCGCCTGAAATACATTTCCACCTCGTCATCAGCACCGGGCTTGGTTACGCGAACAAGGCTTCCCTTCACGCGCAGCAACTCCGGCATGTAGCAAAGATCCCCATTTGCCTCGACCGATCGGATTGTCTTGTTGACTAGTGCGAGGGCTTCCGCGAACTGGCCCGTCGCGGCGAAACCTTGAACGAGCGCGATGCTGAGCGGCGTTGTGAGCAGTTCGTATGGGGCTGCGTGAAGGTCCTGAAGAACGCGTTGCAGGCTCCGAACCCCGCTTTCTGCATCGCCTCGACGAATGGCAAGTTCTCCTTGGAAGCCCCGCCCGACTGTGAGGTAGGGCCTGAGAGAGTGCAGCTCGGCGCAGGAGAAAAGACGATTTATATGCTCCTCCGCCCGGTCGAAATCACCGACCCAGACCAACACGGAAACTGCCCAGACCAGAGCGATGGAGAGCGTTAGCGGATGGTCTAACGTTTCCGCATCCTTGACTGTCAGCAGCGCACGCTCCACCGCGCGATCCGGATAGCCTTGCAGCCAGTGTGTCCTGGCCAGGATCGCGCCGGCGAGAATTCTGCCGTCAAAGCCGAGATAGTTCGTCGTGGTCAGGTCAGAACGAGGGCCGCATCGCAGCGCCTCTTCGAGCGCAGTCCGCGCACGCTCATGCTCTCCGTTCAGATGGAGCGAAATTCCCATCAAAGAATGCGCCAATGTCGTGGAGACCGAGTCCTCAAGAGTGCCAGCGATGACGGAGCAGCGCTCCGCATAGCTGAGCGCCGTCCTGAACCCTCCCGTGCGCAGGTGGAACATCTGCAATGGACCCAAAACCTGGAGCTGATCGAGCCCATTGCCTCGCTCCTCGGCAATGGCGAGGCTTCTCTTCAAGGCCGCACGCGCAGCGTCCTGTCCTCCACGCGTGAACATCAGGGATACACCCGAGGCCGCCTGAAGACGCATCTCGTCGGGCCCTCCATCCGTGCTGTCGTCCAGAGCGAGAATTGCCTGGGCAGCCCAGCGGTGGCATTCGGTGAGCAAGGACATCGACAGGAAGACTGGAGCTGCGGCAGTGGCGAGCCGGATGCCGAGTTGAGTGTTCCCGTTAGGCCCGAAGCACCATTCCAAGGCCGCTCGCACATTCGCAATGCCGGCGAGGTGGAGAGCCCGCTGTGCCGCACTCGACAAGGTCGGCCATTCAGTTCCAGTTTCCTCCAGCCATCGCAGATAGTAGGTGACGTGGCGGGTGGCCAGCTCCGTGAGTTCGGCATCGTGGACGTCGAGATGGAGGGCATAGGCCCGCGTCGTATCGAGCAGCCGATACCGCATTGTTGCACCAGCGGGTCTTGCCGCGACCATCGACTTGGCTACGAGGCTGTCGATGGCACCAAACACCAGAGTCTCGTCAGCGGTGCGGCTCGTCACGATCGCCAGGGCGGCCTCAATCGAAAAGTGGCCAACGAACACGGCGAGCCGGCGAAGCACTAGACGCTCGAACTCGGACAGAAGCCCGAAGCTCCAGTCCAAAGTGGCCTGGAGGGTCTTCTGGCGCGGCGGCGCGGTGCGCTGCCCCGGCCACAGCAGAGTCAGTCGTTCGTCGAGAAGGGCCGCTGTCTTGTGAAGGCCGTAGCTCGCAACCCGTCCGGCCGCCAGCTCAATCGCGAGCGGCATGCCGTCAAGCTTCCGGCATATGTTGGCCACGACCTTGGCATCTGCATCGTCGAGATCGAGGCGAGCGCCGCTCGCCGCGGCGCGTTCTACGAAAAGCTGGGATGCGGGGAAGCCCTGCGCAACTGACACCGTGAGCTCCGGATCGTCCGGCGGGTATGCCAGCGGCGCCAGCTTGTAAACGTTCTCCCCTTCGACTTGAAGCGGCTCGCGGCTCGTCGCGAGGATGTGAGTCTGCGGCGTGTTGGCGAAGATACGGGTTGCCAGGTCTGCAGCCGCATCGATGACATGCTCGCAGGTATCGAGGATCAGGAGGGTCCGCCGCCCCACCAGACAGGCGATCAGCTCGGGGATGGCGTCGTCGGACTGTGGTGACAGCCCGAGCGTCGAGGCCACTGTGGTCGCGACCAGGCTGGAATCGCTGAGCGCGCCTAGATCGACGAAATGCACGGCGCCAGCGAACATCTCGATCAGATCATGTCCCACCGACACCGCAACAGTGGTCTTGCCGACCCCACCGGTGCCAACGATTGTGACGAAGCGCGTGGCAATGAGCTGGGTTGAAAGCGCGATAGCATCATCGGCCCGCCCCACCATCCGAATGAGCCGGCTTGGTAGATCGGCGTGATAGCTGGCGGCGACCTCCCTCTGCACGTCGTTCCGACTGCCCGATCGCGAGATTGGCGCCACAAAGCAGTAGCCTCGTCCGGCCAAGGTCGCGATGTAGCGCGCGCCGTCCTTGCCGTCCCCCAGGGCTTTTCGCAGGTTGGCCATGTGAAATCGCAGGCTGCCCTCCTCCACGGTGACATCGGGCCAGACATGGGCCAGCAGGTCCTTCTTACTGACGACCTCGTTTGGGCGGGCAGCCATGGTCGCCAGGATGTCGAAGGCGCGTGCACCGAGATCAACCGGCACGCCCTGGCGCAGAAGGAGTCGTTCGTTCGCAACCAGGGTGAAGGGACCAAATGAAATCATGTCGCTTGTCGCGGCTCCGACAGTATCATGGGGTCATCCTTCGCCTGATTGAGGAAGATCCTGGCTCGCAGAAGGCCTTCCCTCAGGACAGATCCGCCACGCCGGGTGACGATCTGCGGCGGGACTTGCTGCTGCTGGCGAGCACTAACAGCTCCTCATAACGCATAACGGGCAAGCAGGGCGACCTCTCTCTATGTATCGAAGCAGCACAGCCTTCCATTGACCAACGGAGAGTGATCATGCCCGCACAAACAAACAAACTCTATACCGGAAAAGTCCGCACCGCCGGTGGCCGGAACGGAGCATCTCGCAGCTCCGACGGGAGGCTGGACATCCGGCTCTCGCCACCCGGAGGCCCGGGCAGCGGCACCAATCCCGAGCAGCTGTTTGCCGCGGGCTGGTCGGCCTGCTTCGAGGGCGCGATGGCGATCGCCGCCCGCAAGATGAACGTCGCGCTGCCCGCCGGAACGGCAATCGACGCAGAGGTGGACCTCAACGTCGACGAAGGCGCCTACTTCCTCGGCGCGCGTCTCAGCGTGAGTCTGCCAGGTCTCGATCGCAACGTCGCACGAGCGGTCGTCGATGCAGCCCATCAGACCTGTCCCTACTCGAAGGCCACGCGCGGCAACATCGATGTCGAAATCAACCTGGTCTAGCCTCATGCCGACCGTCGGGTCGGAGTTGGCCAAAACCTCACAGCAAGGCGGTTTACCAATGAACGCAATCAGAACTCCAGAAGAGATCGACCATTCCCGCCGACGCCTGTTCGGCATCGCCGCAGCGACCTTCGCGGCTGCGCAACTCGGCGCGATCAGCGGCGCGAGAGCGCAAGGTGGCCAGACAGACGCCGCCGCTTCCGCCTCCATACAGCCCAGGACCTCTTTTGCTTCCCTGAAGCAAATCGACGCCGGCCTGCTGAACATCGGATATGCCGAGGACGGCCCTGCAGGCGGCCCCCCGGTCATCCTCCTGCACGGCTGGCCCTATGACATCTATAGCTATGTCGATGTCGCGCCGCTGCTTGCGGCCGCAGGATACCGCGTGATCATGCCCTATCTCCGTGGCTACGGCACGACGCGCTTCCTGTCGGACGCCACCGTCCGAAACGGCCAGCAGGCGGCGCTCGCCGTCGACATCATCGCCTTGATGGATGCCCTCGCCATCCAGAGGGCGGTCGTCGCAGGCTACGACTGGGGGGCGCGGACTGCCAACATCGTCGCCGCGCTGTGGCCGGAGCGCTGCAAGGCCATGGTGTCCGTCAGCGGATATCTGATCGGCAGCCAGGCGGCCAACATGGCGCCGCTGCCACCGCAGGCCGAGCTGCAATGGTGGTATCAGTTCTATTTCGCCACCGAGCGCGGCCGCGCAGGCTACGCGAAAAACACGGACGACTTCGCCAAGCTGATCTGGCGGCTCGCGTCGCCGCAATGGAAGTTCGACGACGCCACCTTCGCGCGAAGCGCGGCAGCCTTCGCCAATCCGGACCATGTCGACATCGTCATCCACAATTACCGGTGGCGCCTCGGCTTGGCCGCAGGCGAACCCAGATACGACGACCTGGAAAGAAAGCTCGCCACGGTTCCGACGATCGGTGTGCCGACGATCACGATGGAAGGCGATGCCAATGGCGCGCCGCATCCAGCCCCCGGTGCCTACGCCAAAAGATTTTCCGGCAAATACGAACACCGGCTGATCACGGGCGGCATCGGGCACAACCTGCCGCAGGAGGCACCACAGGCCTTCGCCCAGGCAGTCATCGACGTCGACCGGTTCTAGCCCCCGCGCGCTCAGGGTCACGATTACGTCTTCGCGCGGCTTGCGCCAAAGTCCAACCAATCAACCGTCAAAGGACATCGAGATGAAAACACTGCTTGCAGCCTTGGCAATCGCCAGCGCCTTGT
The window above is part of the Mesorhizobium sp. WSM4904 genome. Proteins encoded here:
- a CDS encoding winged helix-turn-helix domain-containing protein gives rise to the protein MISFGPFTLVANERLLLRQGVPVDLGARAFDILATMAARPNEVVSKKDLLAHVWPDVTVEEGSLRFHMANLRKALGDGKDGARYIATLAGRGYCFVAPISRSGSRNDVQREVAASYHADLPSRLIRMVGRADDAIALSTQLIATRFVTIVGTGGVGKTTVAVSVGHDLIEMFAGAVHFVDLGALSDSSLVATTVASTLGLSPQSDDAIPELIACLVGRRTLLILDTCEHVIDAAADLATRIFANTPQTHILATSREPLQVEGENVYKLAPLAYPPDDPELTVSVAQGFPASQLFVERAAASGARLDLDDADAKVVANICRKLDGMPLAIELAAGRVASYGLHKTAALLDERLTLLWPGQRTAPPRQKTLQATLDWSFGLLSEFERLVLRRLAVFVGHFSIEAALAIVTSRTADETLVFGAIDSLVAKSMVAARPAGATMRYRLLDTTRAYALHLDVHDAELTELATRHVTYYLRWLEETGTEWPTLSSAAQRALHLAGIANVRAALEWCFGPNGNTQLGIRLATAAAPVFLSMSLLTECHRWAAQAILALDDSTDGGPDEMRLQAASGVSLMFTRGGQDAARAALKRSLAIAEERGNGLDQLQVLGPLQMFHLRTGGFRTALSYAERCSVIAGTLEDSVSTTLAHSLMGISLHLNGEHERARTALEEALRCGPRSDLTTTNYLGFDGRILAGAILARTHWLQGYPDRAVERALLTVKDAETLDHPLTLSIALVWAVSVLVWVGDFDRAEEHINRLFSCAELHSLRPYLTVGRGFQGELAIRRGDAESGVRSLQRVLQDLHAAPYELLTTPLSIALVQGFAATGQFAEALALVNKTIRSVEANGDLCYMPELLRVKGSLVRVTKPGADDEVEMYFRRSLEMSRGHGSRGWELRATIDLAALLADRTQHESAQALLQPLFERFAEGLDTADLKSAACLLATLR
- a CDS encoding organic hydroperoxide resistance protein, translating into MPAQTNKLYTGKVRTAGGRNGASRSSDGRLDIRLSPPGGPGSGTNPEQLFAAGWSACFEGAMAIAARKMNVALPAGTAIDAEVDLNVDEGAYFLGARLSVSLPGLDRNVARAVVDAAHQTCPYSKATRGNIDVEINLV
- a CDS encoding alpha/beta hydrolase codes for the protein MNAIRTPEEIDHSRRRLFGIAAATFAAAQLGAISGARAQGGQTDAAASASIQPRTSFASLKQIDAGLLNIGYAEDGPAGGPPVILLHGWPYDIYSYVDVAPLLAAAGYRVIMPYLRGYGTTRFLSDATVRNGQQAALAVDIIALMDALAIQRAVVAGYDWGARTANIVAALWPERCKAMVSVSGYLIGSQAANMAPLPPQAELQWWYQFYFATERGRAGYAKNTDDFAKLIWRLASPQWKFDDATFARSAAAFANPDHVDIVIHNYRWRLGLAAGEPRYDDLERKLATVPTIGVPTITMEGDANGAPHPAPGAYAKRFSGKYEHRLITGGIGHNLPQEAPQAFAQAVIDVDRF